aataaaattactttttttaattcaaaaattaaaataaaattacattttttataaGTAAAAagcattcatttttttaaaactattttttcattaattataaaaataaaataacaacttTAAACTACATTACTTAGTTAATCTagaaaacaaacattacattaataaGAAAACGAACAAACATAGATATAAAAATCCTAATCGTCGTTCATGCTATGTTGGTACAAATGTTCCGCGACATCTTCTCGAAGATTGAAACACGTTCCACTGTTATGAATTTCAACAACTCGCTCCAAAAAAGCATTCGTTCCGGGTACGAATTCCTTAATTGGAACGACAACGTCGTTCGGATCATACGTGCAAATCGCTCGACCTTCATCttcaataatcatattatgcattaTAATACATGCTAGGACCATTCGCTTAATTCTTTCTTTATCCCAGAGTCATGTAACATATTTCACTACATGGCATGTTTGCTTAAGGACTCCAAATGCACTCTCGATATCCTTTCTCACTGATTCctgtttttttgtaaaaaattttGCTTTTTCACTTCGAGGAACTGAGTATGCCTTCATCAATGTAGAATAATTCGGGTATATCCCATCACCAAGGTAGTAACCATATTTGTACGCGTGCCCGTTTACCGTGAACGTCATATCAGGTGCTTTGCCGGTCCAAATATCGTTGAAAAATGGAGACTGACCAAGAACATTAAGGTCGTTGTTAGACCCCGCTACTCCAAAAAAGGCATGCCATATCCACAAATCTTGAGATGCAACAGCTTCTAGGATGATAGTTGGTTAACCTATATCTCCTCGAGTAAACTGACCACGCCATGCAGTTGGACATTTTTCCCAAGCCACATGCGTACAATCTAGACTGCCAAGCATACCAGGAAATCCATGCCTCTCTTCATGAGCCGAATATAATCTCTCAATATCACGTTGAGTAGGTTTACGCAAATATTCTTCGTGAAAAACCTCATAAACACATGCAGAAAACCAATCTACACATTCAACCGCGGTCCTCTCGGATACTTTCAAGTATTCGTCAGATGCATCAAATGCTATACCGTATCCCAAATACCTAAGAGCAGCTGCACATTTTTGTATACTACTAAAACCCATTCTTCCTCTAGCGTcgggtttttgtttgaaaaaatcatAACGAGATTCTAAAGCATTACTAATACGTAAAAATATAGCCTTATTCAGACGAAAACGACGTTCGAACGAGTCGTCATTATAAAGACAATTATCGGCAAAGTAATCACGTACCAATAAGTCATGTGCGGCTTGGCGATCACGATTGACGACCGCCCTTGTACGCGCTGCATTCGAACTTTCTTCGGCGTGAACGTGTTGCACAACATTGAAGAATGTATCGACGAATTCTACGTCGTCATCCGAgtcaaaactttttaaaatttccaTATTTATTGAGGGATCCATGGGTGTAATTGAGTGTAATAgaatgtgtatgtatgtgtatgtgttttggtATTAGAAGTGTATTTATAattgagtttgaaaaaaaaaagaaacggcCAAAATAGCCGTTCAACGGCCCCAAAAACCAAACACCAATCGAATTCATCGTTTGAATCCGTTGTCCCGAACACGACTCACAACGACCACGGACCACCGGGACGGTGTGCACGTCCGTGGTTCGTGGACACGTAAACCACGAAACGGCTCGTGGTGACTATACCAGTTGGTCTTATGTAGTGATGCTCTTCACGAACGGTTACGAAGGCAATGATTGGTTGGGAGAAAATGATCAATAACTTGATCAAAATATGTTTTCCATCTCTACATTAGTCGTTACGTTTGGGAAGGTAAGCTTCTAGACAATGATCGATATATTTATATGTTAAATAATCATTGAGGATATTATTGACATGTGTaaccattttaaaaatgtttattttGCCAACATAATATATATTTCTGTATTTTTTTCAATACATTTGTTATCCATTCATATGTAAATTTTGTATTTGTTATAAACCAATATGTTTGAGTGTTGTATCATTACTAGTTAATAATTTCTAAATGAATGGTGCATATGTGTTGGAAATCATTAGTTAGAAATGATTAAGGTTGAAAGGTATattttatttcatataaaaattATCCTTTTTTGTTTTCTTAAATGACAAATAGCATTAAAAGGCTAGCAAATAGCAAGGAGTTATCACAACCAAGAAgtacaaaataaataaagtacagtgaggaaatagaaaacaaaaaatacaaTTGATTAAATATGGAGATGATCAAATGGAGAGCAACTCCAAACCGCCCAGTCTGCACATCCAATCAAGGTAGTCAATTTCAAGACCGTTTCCACTCTCTTGGACTCACGGATTCCTCCACGAGATATGAGATtgaagaagatggtggtggtgacatGTGTTCAGTGATGTGGTGGTGgaataaggagagagagagagagagagagagagagagagagagagagagagagagagagagagagagagagagagagagagagagagagagagatgtgagtTGTTTCCTATTAATATATATTGAATATTAAaagtatttcttaaaaataaaaaagaagggtataatagtctttttagttatGACAGAGACCAAAATCGCAAGCAGTCGTGCTAAAAAAGACCATCCGTCCATTTTTTAAAGGGTTTggacattttttttctaaaaaaaatgcaTGACGCATGGaacatttttgcagttttgtcaattatttattaGAATTGATTATTGATAAATATTTAAAACTCttgtaattaattaaaatttatttattttatgaaacTAATAATTTTTAATGTGAAGTATCAAAATATATCATAAGGTATGATATATAAATCCATGTACATATTTTAAGCCTAAAAGGGTTTTGTCTTTTCTATAAAtgtacataacttttataagatataaaagttgaaatattttttttaaatctttgcATTTTTCTCCCTCAAAATAGTAGGTAGGATAGGGGAGACCGTGGAgatttctttttcttattttatttataaatacaTGCTTTATAAACATGTCTTGACATAACTATTAATCATATGGTATAAGAGGTATGGTATGTCTAATTGTTAAAACACATTGGATAAAGATTTACATGTTAAAGGCTTTCATATTCCTTCTCTCTCGCCCACTTGAAACCATGAACTCTTCCACCCTCTATATTTTCTATCTTAATTAGTTACCAAAAAAGTTGAAGAAAATTGATACTTGGATTCTTTTCTTTAAGATAAAATTGTGTTTTGTTCTAAAAGGCTTAAGAGGTTCTTATTATAAGAGTTAACTATCATTCATGTCTCTTGCTAATTGTTAGTGAATATATCCAGAGGAGCTCTTCTTGTATACAATCATCTTCTTCAATATTTAACCTCCTAAGAGGAACCAAATGCTAAAAAGATTGTTAGTTCTTTTCTTCTTGAGGTTCTATTAATActtttggattaaggtgtctaagacaataactaaattaacatattcttgaattaacaacaaagtcctttttgggttgctctCAAAACTAATAACTGAATaaaatgacttttagagagagactggtttattaatttattatatgattaatcaattaattagtaatcaaaatgaataatttattaatatattatatgattagtatattaactagaaatggtaagttaattaagaattaatcagaaattaattttgtgattaattagattaattgaAAGTGCATAgactaaggtgctgtttgttttttcgaagagaAAATACGTGAAGTCTGCAgaccacctctgcaatcctcTATAGTAGAAGAGTTGGAACAAACGGCTGCAACATGTAATAAAaagtatgtttgtttttttaacgtctgcagactgctgcagtaAGTTAAAATAAGGCATGAAGAGGTTTGAAGCAGTTGGTTTAGTGCCGCGCCACACAACACACGCGCAATAGTTTTTAAGTTAGaagtcttctgaaaaacaaacagctgCGAAGGGCCAAATGCTACGCGTGTGCTGTGCGGGACAACAATAAGTGGTCTGAagtggtttttaaaaaaaaaacaaacaacacctaaatgtGACAATTTTTAAAAGTTGAACATTGAAAGTTTCCAAAACCTTCCCATGAAGGTGGACGCTTTTTGGAGGCTTCCAAGGGCTTCTAAGAGCCTTAGAGAGCAACGAAAGGGTTAAGGGTTATCTAAGGCTACCTGCCTTACTTATGCTTCCTTATTCACCTATAAATACCCCATTAGGGTTCTCTATTTTCGTCCCTCCATTCCTTCAAACAAGATCCAAAATTTTGCTCTCCTATCCCATCTCTTAAAGTGATCTAGTTGCTATTGTTTTGGGTAAAACCCATTAGAGGCATCCAAGCTTTTGGTACTTGCTCTCCGAGGAATTCAAAGGAGATTTTCGTTGATTAATTGCTAAATTGATCAAAAGGTATGGAACCCTAAACCATATTGTAATTTCGATTATACTAGGGTTTCCTAGTGTTTCTTGATATTCGTAGTTAGTTGCAAtcaatatagaaaacatagatcctttctaggttacatgtgaacttaagggtttaagagtttcTTCGCCACATGAAATTTgtataacctagaaaacccaacagtggtatcagagcctaagttTTCTATTTTATTGAGCATATAAATGAATTGatcaaatttagggtttatagaaattaaaccaTAAAAGCTTAAATTTTGATAAGGGttagggttcttgaaaccctagcctctaccctttatttcaaaattttgggaAGATCCCTTAGGTATTCTAGTTTCTTTAATTACAATTTTAAATGCCTTAAAAATTGGTAACCCTTacccattttttttcaaaaattataaGGGTTAAATGATtaagattaaatttgaattattttattaattgttaattaaagataattatttaattcataataatttaaatttgatttattttattaattgattaattgaaatttattatttaaatacctAATGATTTAAATTAAAGTATAATTGGTAAAtcattaattgtttaaaattaattaattattaattacttCATTCGAAAATTATtttaaaccctagtattttacaAAGTTTAAAATGCATCTTATACtatatatgattaaatgtttaagatattatatgtataagacgaATAAATCAAATCAATAGTAGATcttattcacgaagccatacTCTAAGAGGAGTATAAGGATAACGACCTACAAAATGACTGTTAAAtaggtgttcactctcacccaccactccAGTGTATAGTGGATGGTTGTTAGTCGAACAGGTTTCATAGTACATAACCTCTAAAAGTATGATGCCATAAAGTAACAAAACCTTTTATAAATCTcgactctagttactttaggtcAAAAATGTGAAGTGTATGTTAATCCATCAAAGCACACATGACTCTTTATACGTCGTTAGTGAAGTGTGCGTGATTAACCAACATACTAACTTGGGACAATAAAGTGAGTCATGGACAGATTGAAAATGATCATTGTTGATAGAGCGCATGTGGTTTAATGACACATCAATTTAAGAGGATAAATGACCTCGTGGTTGTCAAGCGTGTGTGATTGGTGTAAGGTTACATATTATCTCAATTGTATTGATTTGATAATGTCAAAAACTGATTGTATAGCTAGTCATTCTGCTCACCGTTATAGTTAATGTTGTCTAAGTAAGTGTACATAATATCACTTAGACACATTGATTTGTATGAGCTTGTTAGTTCAAATAGTGTGAAGTTACTGATGACACTAAAGAATCTATCAGCACCAATAGCCTGAAGTATTATCATCACAAAGATCATTCCCTAAAGAAACGGATGACACACGCTGAAGTTAATATGTTGAAGTTGATCGGTGAATGTTCCTGATGCTAACGTTGATGCCCTGATCAGCAAGACTTCCTGAAGTTGATGTTCATATCAGCATCTGACATGCTGGTGCTGATATTCGAATCTAGAGAAGATCTGATTAAATATATTCCTTTTACACCAAATTAGTTTATATGTGgattagatacaatcccttgATTAAATGGATTTTCTATAttagattagtatatatataaaactttaagGTGAAACGCTAATATGTGGCTTGGTGTCATCGTTGGCTTTATGTCGGTCGTCTTTGTGGCAACCCGTTTTCTTGATGAAAGAAAACTTTGTGATACTTATGCGTTCTTTATTGTTCTTTATTGTTTATATTCGGTCTACAAATTCACAAAGGGTTTGAGACTTTCAgttggttattcacatcttattaGTGATCCTtgacatctcagtcacaaatttgaagagCATAATTTAAGATTAAACAGTCCATTGATAAGATTTAATGAATCTCAAGTGATTTAGGAATTTCATGTTATACTGAAATTGGTAAATTTGTGTTACTTACCCTAATAAATTcccaattagattacgacatccctcttctatgttgtgaattgtattttggatcctagccttgaatatTGATAATGGCAAAAAATATTAAGGAATAATATCACTAACTAAAAAGCAGGTCTCTTCTTATAGATTTCAGGAAACGGTGATCTCAATACTGCTCAATCTGCCCCTTCAAACTTAAACTTCTCTATACTCTCGATTCTATCAAAAGAGAAGCTCATTGGTCCTAACTATATGGACTGGATGAGGAATTTGAAGATGAATCTTCGATATGAAGGAAAATAATATGTCCTTGAAAAGCCTCTTGTTGAAATCGATTATTCTGCCGCTACTCTTGAGGAAATTGCTTCATACAATAAACATTCTGATGATGTCAATAaggttgcttgcatcatggtagCCACTATGGCACCTAATTTGGCCAATTTCTATGAGGGCTATTGGccatatgagatgagtcttgaccTTACTAGAAAGGTCCACAAGAAGGCGAGATAAGAGTGTTATGAAGTGGTCAAATCTATT
The genomic region above belongs to Lactuca sativa cultivar Salinas chromosome 4, Lsat_Salinas_v11, whole genome shotgun sequence and contains:
- the LOC111906391 gene encoding uncharacterized protein LOC111906391, which encodes MEILKSFDSDDDVEFVDTFFNVVQHVHAEESSNAARTRAVVNRDRQAAHDLLVRDYFADNCLYNDDSFERRFRLNKAIFLRISNALESRYDFFKQKPDARGRMGFSSIQKCAAALRYLGYGIAFDASDEYLKVSERTAVECVDWFSACVYEVFHEEYLRKPTQRDIERLYSAHEERHGFPEAVASQDLWIWHAFFGVAGSNNDLNVLGQSPFFNDIWTGKAPDMTFTVNGHAYKYGYYLGDGIYPNYSTLMKAYSVPRSEKAKFFTKKQESVRKDIESAFGVLKQTCHVVKYVT